In one window of Candidatus Effluviviaceae Genus V sp. DNA:
- a CDS encoding cation-binding protein, whose amino-acid sequence MLPIGPLMIEHRLIERMIDLARREADRIENGGPIDTDFIRDMVDFMRTYADRTHHGKEEDILFRELRERDLSDDDMALMKELEEEHVRARALVGALEGAGLGAESSPGGSGDEIIRTLREIVALYPQHITKEDERFFPASMGYFSDEEKDTMLATFREFDREMIHERYRATVEGIERTRPARKTERSAQ is encoded by the coding sequence ATGCTACCCATCGGACCGCTCATGATCGAGCACCGGCTCATCGAGCGGATGATCGATCTGGCGCGGCGCGAGGCCGACCGCATCGAGAACGGCGGGCCGATCGACACGGACTTCATCCGCGACATGGTCGACTTCATGCGGACGTACGCCGACCGCACGCATCACGGCAAGGAGGAGGACATTCTCTTCCGGGAGCTCAGGGAGCGCGACCTCTCGGACGACGACATGGCCCTTATGAAGGAGCTCGAGGAGGAACATGTCAGAGCGCGCGCGCTCGTCGGCGCGCTCGAGGGCGCAGGACTGGGAGCGGAGAGTTCGCCGGGCGGTTCCGGCGACGAGATCATCAGGACGCTCCGTGAGATCGTCGCCCTCTATCCCCAGCATATCACGAAGGAGGACGAGCGCTTCTTCCCGGCCTCCATGGGGTACTTCTCCGACGAGGAGAAGGACACGATGCTCGCGACCTTCCGTGAGTTCGACCGGGAGATGATCCACGAGAGGTACCGGGCGACCGTCGAGGGCATCGAGAGAACGCGGCCGGCCAGGAAGACGGAGCGGTCGGCCCAGTAG
- a CDS encoding AI-2E family transporter — MTSDTSRARFQLRRFLIPAAIGVGVLIGLHLLQPLARMLLVLFVAMLFGVFLDAAATGLVERTRMRRGLALGLAAAGVIAIPVLAGWLIGPKIGQQVSQLVERLPEVSQTVEEWLATHEWGRRLIPGGGTGEGLSFNLEAVRGITGFFTTIIGGVVSFFIIIFVGIWLAVEPRTYACGLMKLVPLSKRDRAWEVLSAVVRMLRRWLIGRIAAMVFVGGLVTLGLSIAGVPFPWALGFIAAVLEFVPYIGPFAAAIPGILIALGDDPIKAIWAVLVYIIVQSIEGSVVTPLIERRAVSLGPAFIISSQIIMGVLYGSLGVLVATPLAAVVIITVQMLYIEDTLGDPVTVLGESHKVEEERCYPSDRS; from the coding sequence GTGACGAGTGACACCTCCCGGGCGCGCTTCCAGCTGAGGCGCTTCCTGATACCAGCCGCCATCGGCGTCGGCGTGCTCATCGGTCTCCATCTCCTGCAGCCGCTGGCGCGGATGCTCCTGGTTCTCTTCGTCGCGATGCTCTTCGGCGTGTTCCTCGACGCCGCCGCGACGGGGCTCGTCGAGCGGACACGGATGCGGCGGGGACTGGCTCTCGGGCTCGCGGCGGCCGGCGTCATCGCGATCCCCGTGCTGGCCGGGTGGCTCATCGGTCCCAAGATCGGGCAGCAGGTGTCACAGCTCGTCGAGCGGCTGCCCGAGGTGTCGCAGACCGTCGAGGAGTGGCTGGCGACGCACGAGTGGGGACGCCGCCTGATCCCCGGCGGAGGCACGGGCGAGGGGCTCTCGTTCAACCTGGAGGCCGTCCGGGGCATCACGGGTTTCTTCACGACGATCATCGGCGGGGTCGTCAGCTTCTTCATCATCATCTTCGTCGGGATCTGGCTGGCCGTCGAGCCGAGAACCTACGCGTGCGGGCTGATGAAGCTCGTGCCGCTCTCGAAGCGCGACAGGGCCTGGGAGGTCCTGAGCGCCGTCGTACGAATGCTCAGGCGGTGGCTCATCGGCCGCATCGCCGCCATGGTCTTTGTCGGCGGACTGGTCACACTCGGGCTGTCGATCGCGGGTGTCCCGTTCCCGTGGGCGCTCGGATTCATCGCCGCCGTCCTCGAGTTCGTGCCGTACATCGGCCCCTTCGCGGCGGCGATACCCGGCATCCTGATCGCGCTCGGCGACGATCCGATCAAGGCGATCTGGGCCGTTCTCGTCTACATCATCGTCCAGAGCATCGAGGGCTCCGTCGTGACGCCGCTCATCGAGCGGAGAGCCGTATCGCTCGGCCCGGCGTTCATCATCTCGTCGCAGATCATCATGGGCGTTCTCTACGGCAGCCTCGGGGTGCTCGTCGCGACGCCCCTGGCGGCCGTCGTGATCATCACCGTGCAGATGCTCTACATCGAGGACACGCTCGGTGACCCCGTGACGGTGCTCGGGGAGTCACACAAGGTCGAGGAGGAGAGATGCTACCCATCGGACCGCTCATGA